AACTCGACATATTTTATTTGGTGTTTTCATCCTGTTTGATATTTCTATTCATATATGAAGGTCTTTTTAATTTTATATTCCTGAACCGATCCATTCTTGAAGTTACACGCGTCTCCGAAGCGGAATAAGGATGTGGTATTACCAACACTCTCTCAATGGAGGGAAATTGAGAACTAATTACCAGCTGTATTTTTAAAGATAGCATTTCGACTTCTTCTAATGATTCCTTTCCATCAACTGCTATGTGGATCTCTGCTTGATCTATCATGCCCGAAGAGCGAAGTAATACGTCTCTAACTACTATTTTTTCGTCGCTAAATTGCTCTGAAATTATGTTTTTTATTACCACTGTTAATTTTGGGTTTTGCCATGAGTCTACTAATATCAAGGATGATTTTTTAAGTGATAAATATGAAACTGAGAAGATATAACATGATATTATCATTCCGCCTATTGCGTCCATTTGTACAAACCCAAATTGTGTTGCAATAAGTATACTAAAGAAACCAATGACTGAAGCTGATCCATCTTTTATGGAATTTCTCGCATCTGTCTTTAGTGAGAGCAAATTATACTTATTAGCTATAATGCGCATTTGAAATGCTCTATGAAGTGATAATGCACTTGCTCCGGCTAGGACTGCCATAACAATATAAGGATGTCTTATTTCATGGGGATGAATCAATGCCTGATAGGAATTATAAAAAATGACCAGACCAATCACTATCATTCCTATTGCAGCTATTAATGCTGTAAAGCTTTCAACTTTATGATACCCGAAATGAAACTTTTTGTCAGCTGGTTTATGTGCGATCCTTAGACCTAATAATACTATAAAAGAAATGGCTGCATCTGATATTGAATCTAATCCATCAGCGGTAGCAACAACACTGCCGCTGAGAATTCCTGTAATTATTTCTACAATACCTATAGCAAGTAAAGTCACAACAGAAGTTTTCGCAATCTTTTTACCTGCAATGATTCCTTCTTCGACTAAATTGGGCGATTGCTGTGTACTAATGCCGCTTTTTATTAGATTTTCCTTGAGGTCCGCGAGTTCATCAGTAGATTTATTTTCTTTACTATCTTCTACATCGTCCAAATTAATAATTTATTCTAGTATCCTGT
This Candidatus Nitrosocosmicus oleophilus DNA region includes the following protein-coding sequences:
- a CDS encoding cation diffusion facilitator family transporter, coding for MDDVEDSKENKSTDELADLKENLIKSGISTQQSPNLVEEGIIAGKKIAKTSVVTLLAIGIVEIITGILSGSVVATADGLDSISDAAISFIVLLGLRIAHKPADKKFHFGYHKVESFTALIAAIGMIVIGLVIFYNSYQALIHPHEIRHPYIVMAVLAGASALSLHRAFQMRIIANKYNLLSLKTDARNSIKDGSASVIGFFSILIATQFGFVQMDAIGGMIISCYIFSVSYLSLKKSSLILVDSWQNPKLTVVIKNIISEQFSDEKIVVRDVLLRSSGMIDQAEIHIAVDGKESLEEVEMLSLKIQLVISSQFPSIERVLVIPHPYSASETRVTSRMDRFRNIKLKRPSYMNRNIKQDENTK